A section of the Humulus lupulus chromosome 2, drHumLupu1.1, whole genome shotgun sequence genome encodes:
- the LOC133817251 gene encoding BTB/POZ domain and ankyrin repeat-containing protein NPR1-like, whose protein sequence is MDNMNELTSSLSFASSSYISNGSSTCHNNVFASATTEPGQSLETLSLGKLSSSLEKLLIDDEFADYTDAEIVVEGVPVSVHRCILASRSQFFHELFKKKNPDSMKEGKPRYLMTDLVPYGKVGVEAFDVFLNYLYTGTGKLKASPEEISTCVDENCAHDACPPAINYAVELMYASATFQMKELVLLVQRRLLNFVEKAYVEDVIPIVVAAYHCQLKQLLTHAIERVAKSPLDDVVLEKELPLEVSSQIKSWRRKSQQEEEDDEDTAMENVVPVQDKRVGRILKALDSDDVELVELLLKESDITLDDAYALHYAVAYCDPKVVKEVLGLNLADVNLRNPRGLTVLHVAARRKEPSLIVALLDRGASSKDTTSDDQTAVSICRRLTRPKDYHENTCNGHTKRGKESNKDRICIDVLEREMRRNSISANMSMETEPVGDDLVARLVYFENRVAFARLLFPAEARLAMEMADAHETSMYTTSLSGSGGSSGNLKEVDLNERPAERTRRLRARLHALIKTVEKGRRFFPHCSEVLDNFLDYEIDMPDVYVLEKGTPEEQAKKKMRFIELKEDLQKAFSKDMENSRSGLSSSSSSSSSQKETANNRVRKRNS, encoded by the exons ATGGATAACATGAATGAACTAACATCATCCTTGAGCTTTGCCTCATCTTCGTATATTTCCAATGGTTCCAGTACTTGTCACAATAATGTATTTGCCTCAGCCACTACTGAACCTGGGCAAAGTCTTGAAACTCTGAGTTTGGGCAAACTCAGTAGCAGTCTGGAGAAGCTTTTGATTGATGATGAATTTGCTGACTATACTGATGCGGAAATTGTTGTTGAGGGTGTTCCGGTTAGTGTTCATCGGTGTATATTGGCTTCTAGGAGTCAGTTTTTTCATGAGCTTTTCAAGAAAAAGAATCCTGATTCAATGAAGGAAGGAAAACCAAGATATCTCATGACTGATTTGGTTCCATACGGAAAGGTTGGAGTTGAGGCCTTTGATGTTTTCTTGAACTATTTGTATACTGGAACTGGAAAGCTTAAGGCTTCACCAGAAGAAATTTCAACCTGTGTGGATGAAAACTGTGCCCATGATGCCTGCCCCCCTGCTATAAATTATGCTGTGGAATTGATGTATGCTTCTGCTACTTTCCAAATGAAAGAGCTCGTTTTGCTTGTTCAG CGTCGACTTTTGAACTTTGTCGAGAAAGCTTATGTAGAAGATGTAATCCCAATTGTTGTGGCAGCCTACCACTGCCAGCTGAAGCAGCTGCTCACACATGCCATTGAGAGAGTGGCAAAGTCGCCTCTGGATGATGTTGTCTTAGAAAAAGAGCTTCCTCTTGAAGTCTCTAGTCAAATCAAATCATGGCGTCGAAAATCTCAACAAGAGGAGGAGGATGATGAAGATACTGCGATGGAGAATGTGGTCCCAGTGCAAGACAAGAGAGTTGGGAGAATCCTCAAAGCGTTGGACTCTGACGATGTTGAACTAGTGGAGCTTCTGCTTAAGGAATCTGATATTACTCTTGATGATGCATATGCTCTCCACTATGCCGTTGCCTACTGTGATCCTAAGGTTGTGAAGGAGGTTCTTGGTCTAAATTTGGCTGATGTCAACCTTCGAAATCCCAGGGGACTAACGGTGCTTCATGTGGCTGCAAGGCGCAAGGAGCCATCGCTGATAGTAGCACTTTTGGATCGAGGAGCCTCTTCCAAAGATACTACATCTGATGATCAAACTGCTGTTTCAATCTGCCGAAGGTTAACTAGGCCAAAGGATTATCATGAAAACACATGTAATGGACATACAAAGCGGGGAAAGGAATCTAACAAAGACCGAATATGCATAGATGTTCTAGAAAGGGAGATGAGACGGAATTCGATCTCTGCAAACATGTCAATGGAAACTGAGCCAGTAGGGGACGATTTGGTTGCAAGGCTGGTCTACTTTGAAAATAGAG TGGCATTTGCAAGGCTGCTGTTTCCAGCTGAAGCCAGGCTAGCCATGGAGATGGCAGATGCTCATGAAACTTCAATGTACACTACCAGCCTTTCGGGATCAGGAGGCTCAAGTGGAAACTTAAAGGAGGTTGATTTGAATGAAAGACCTGCTGAACGAACAAGAAGACTCCGAGCAAGATTGCATGCTCTCATTAAAACAG TTGAAAAGGGTCGGCGATTCTTCCCTCACTGCTCGGAAGTGCTTGATAACTTTTTAGACTATGAAATAGACATGCCTGATGTCTATGTTCTAGAAAAGGGCACGCCTGAGGAGCAGGCAAAGAAGAAGATGCGCTTCATCGAGCTGAAAGAGGATCTGCAGAAAGCATTTTCGAAGGACATGGAAAACAGCCGGTCTGGCTTGTCGTCTTCATCATCTTCCTCCTCTTCTCAGAAGGAGACTGCAAACAATAGGGTCCGGAAAAGAAATAGTTGa
- the LOC133817252 gene encoding BTB/POZ domain and ankyrin repeat-containing protein NPR1-like, with protein MSMATEPAAVAVAVDGDDLLARLVYFENRVAFARLMLPAEAKLALEIAGVGGADSGSNGSSGNLRAADLNETPVERTQILQARLQLLITTVEKGRLYFPHCSEVLNNFLDYEIERHEYDAFFPDKGTPEEQAKKKMLFMELKEDLQKAFTKDIAEKNQPGSSSSSPLSSTS; from the exons ATGTCAATGGCAACGGAGCCTGCAGCTGTAGCTGTAGCAGTAGATGGTGATGATTTACTTGCGAGACTCGTCTACTTCGAAAACAGAG TGGCATTTGCAAGGCTGATGCTTCCAGCTGAAGCCAAACTAGCTCTGGAGATTGCAGGCGTGGGAGGTGCTGATTCAGGATCTAATGGCTCAAGTGGGAACTTAAGGGCTGCTGATTTGAATGAAACACCTGTTGAAAGGACCCAAATACTCCAAGCAAGATTGCAGCTCCTCATTACAACAG TGGAAAAGGGCCGGCTATACTTCCCACACTGCTCGGAAGTTCTTAATAACTTTCTAGACTACGAAATAGAGAGGCATGAATATGATGCCTTTTTTCCGGATAAGGGCACACCAGAGGAGCAGGCAAAGAAGAAGATGCTCTTCATGGAGCTCAAAGAGGATTTGCAGAAAGCATTTACTAAGGACATTGCAGAAAAAAACCAACCTGGCTCGTCATCGTCTTCACCATTATCCTCCACTTCTTAG